CCGGCCGGTTCAGTTCGATTGCGAGCAGGCCGTCGTCGGAGAGGTCGTAGTTGAGTAACTGGTAGGTACCCGGACCGTCGCCGCTGGTCGAATACTCGTGGAATCCTTCGCCTGCTTTCTCGCCGGTTTTTCCGGCTTCGACCAGTTCGACGAGATAGTCGTCCGGTTCGAACCTCGCCTCGCCGGTCTCCTGATACAGGGATTCGAGTTTGTCCAGAACGGTGTCGAGACCGATTTTGTCCGCGCGTCGGCAGATACCCTCCGGGAACCCGAGTCCGAGACGGACGCCGGTGTCGATTTCGTCGGGTCGGGCGACGCCCTCCCCGACGAGTCGCGCCGCCTCGTTGACCATCCGGGCCTCGATTCGCAGGGTGTCGAACCCGTCACCGTCGCCGGGTTCGTAGTTGACTCCCGCTCCATCGACGGCCTCGCCGTCTACTTGAGACGTCTCCGACGTCTCTCCGTCTTCGTAGTCGTAATACCCCTTCCCCGTCTTCTGTCCCAGTTCCTCGTTCTCGACCTTCTCGGCCATGAGGGGCGGAATCTCCCGCCCGGACTCGTTGCGGACGTGATAGCCCACGTCGATGCCGGTCAGGTCCATGAGTTCGAACGGTCCCATCGGGTAGCCCCGCTGGTGGACCATGGCGGCGTCCACCTCGCGTATCGTCGCCTCGCCGTTCGACACCATCCATGCGGGTTCGTCCCCGAACGGACCGAGGACGGTGTTGACGACGAACCCGCGAACGTCCTTCCGGACGTAGATCGGCGTCTTGCCGATGGATTCGGCGAACTCGTACGCCGCCTCCGCCGTCCCGTCGCTCGTTCGCTCGCCGTAGATGATTTCGACCAAGTCCATCTTCACCGGCGGGTTGAAAAAGTGCATGCCGACCACGTCCTCCGGTCTGGAGGTGACACCGGCCATCTCCGTAACGCTCAGGCTAGACGTGTTCGACGCCAGCAAGGCGTCCTCGGAAGCGAACTCGTCGAGGTCGATGAACACCTCCCGCTTGAGGTCCATCCGCTCGGGCACCGCCTCGATGACGAGGTCGGCGTCGGCCACCGCCGATTCCAGATCGACTGCTGTCTCGACGCGTGCGAGAACGTCCTCGACTGACTCGTCGAGGAGGCCCTTCTCGGCCAACTTCTCTAGACTCCACTCGATGCTCTCGTACCCGTTCGTGACGAACTCCTCCTCGACGTCGCGCATAGTGACGTCGTACCCGGCGATGGCGGCCACTTCCGTGATTCCGTGGCCCATGTTTCCGGCACCGAGCACAGTCACCCGTCGAATATCCGTGTCTGGCATACGACATGGGTTTCATCCCTGCCATCTTAACTCCACCGCGGCCGTTTATCTCTGTAAGGGAAAATGGCCCTCTTAGGAACTATCGGTGTTTTGAATCCAGTTCTATGGAATTTTGGAAGGTTTTGGGATTACAGCGGCTCGTCCCCGTCGATGATACCCGCCGCGCGTCGTGCGAGGTCAGGGACCTGCTCCTCCATCTGCGGGTACATCGGGTCGTCGCTGTTACCTTCGAGGAATCGCCGGTAGAACATCTCGCCCAGCGCGGCGAGTTTGTACACCGCGAGCGCCCGATAAAATCGGTCGTTCTCGTACTCGATACCCGCCGCATCCTCGTAGCGCTCCACGAGTTCCTTACGAGTGGGGTACTCGTCGGCCTCCATGAACGTCGAAACCAGTTCCGGCGTCGCCGGTTCGGGGTCGCCGGGGTCGCGCCAGTACGACAACATCCACCCGAGGTCGGCCAGCGGGTCGCCGAGCGTCGCCATCTCCCAGTCGAAGACGCCGACGATTTCCGGCGGCGTCTCCGGGCCGTACATCACGTTGTCGAGTTTGTAATCGCCGTGCACCAGCGTGTGTTCGTGTTCGTCGGGACAGTTGTCGGCCAGCCAATCGCCGACCGTCTCCAGTTCTGGGACGGCCCGCTCCTCGGTCGTTCGTTCGAACGCCCAGTCGAGTTGCTTGGTCCACCGTTCGACCTGCCGTTCCGTGTAGCCGGACGGGTAGCCGAACTCGCCCAAACCGACCGCCTCGTAGTCGAGCCTGTGAATCGCCGCGAGCGTGTCCGCGAGTTCCTCGCCGATGGTCCGCCGCGCGTTCGGGGTTCGGAAGCGCGGTGGCTCCTCGTCCCGGAGCACGTCGCCCTCGACTCGGTCCATCACGTAGAAGTCGCTGCCGATGACCGAGTGGTCCTCGCAGGCCAACACGGTCGTTGGAACCGGAACGGCCGTGTCCTGAAGCGCGTCCATCACCCGATACTCCCGAAGCACGTCGTGGGCCGTCTCGGCCGTTTCGCCCGGCGGTGGTCGCCGAATCACCAGTTCCCGGTCGCCCCACGTCACGAACAGCGTCTCGTTGGAGTGGCCCTCCGCGTGGTGGGAGACGTCGTACCCCTCGGCGTTGCCCAACTGTTCTTCCAGATACGTCCGGAGCGCGTTCGTATCGACGAGTCGTTCGAAGTAATCCCCATTTTCGTTGGTCATCAGTAGTCCTCCAGTCCGCAGTCGGCTCGTGTGACGGTCCGTTCGTCCCGCCGACCTCGTTGTCGCTCGATTGTACGTGGATGCTCGGTATAGAACTTACGAGGGTAACGAAACGAGGGAAATACTTTTACACTGTTGAATCGGCGTTGTGGATATGGAGTACGACGACCCGAAACGAGGGCGAGACGTCGCCAAACGCGTCCGAACGTTCGTCCGAGACGAGGTGATTCCCGTCGAACGCGAGCATCTCGGCGGGGAACCCGTTTCCGACGACACCATGCGGCGACTCCGCGAGCAAGCGAAGGAGTACGACGTGTACGCACCCCAGATTCCGGAGGAACACGGCGGATTGGGGATGGCGTTCCACGAGATGCTCCCCGTCTTCGAGGCAGCCGGGCGGAGCCTCCTCGGACCCGCCGCCATCCGCGTGGACGCCCCGGACGAGGGCAACATGCACACCCTCGAACTGGTGGGAACGGACGAGCAGAAGGAGAACTGGCTCGACCCGCTGGTCGCGGGCGACGCCAAATCCGGTTTCTCCATGACCGAACCGAATCCGGGTGCTGGCTCGGACCCGAAGATGCTCAGAACGACCGCGGAGAAACGCGAGGCGCAGAGCGCCTCGGAGCGGAGCGGTACAACCGCAGAGCAGGACGGCGACGAGTGGGTGATAAACGGCCACAAGTGGTGGACGACGCAGGGAAGCGAGGCCGACGTCCTCCTCGTGATGGCGTTGACCGACCCGGACGCCCACCCCTACGAGGGGTGTTCCATCTTCCTCGTCCCGTCCGACACCCCCGGCGTCGAAGTCGTGCGCGACATCCCGCACGTCGGCGGCGGCGTCACCGGCATGAGCCACGCGGAGATCAAGTACGAGAACGTTCGAATCCCGGAGGAGAACCTGCTCGGGGAGGAGAACGCCGGGTTCGCCATCGCCCAACAGCGACTCGGTCCGGCGCGGTTGACCCACTGCATGCGCTACTCGGGCATGGCCGAACGCGCCCTCGACATCGCCAAAGCCTACGCCGACGAGCGACAGGCCTTCGACGGTCCGCTCTCGGACAAGCAGGCGATCCGGTTCGAAATCGCCGAAATCGAGACCCGACTCCACGCGGTTCGGACGATGGTTCGCCACGCGGCCGGGCAAATCGCGGCGGGCGAGGAGGCCCGTATCGCGGTGTCGATGAGCAAGGTGTACGCCGCGAACGTCGTTCAGGACGCAATCGACACGGCCGTCCAGATTTGCGGCGGCAACGGCATCGGAAAGGACCTCCCGCTCGCAGATTTCTACGAGAGCGTCCGCCAGTTCCGCATCGTGGACGGCGCGGACGAGGTCCACAAGCGAGTTATCGCGCGAGACGCGTTTTCGGACCTCGACCCGAGCGAAGTCGAGCATCTGGTTCGGTACGACGGATAGTCGTCAGTCCGATTCTTCTTTTTCCGGTTCGACGCCGACGATCGAGAGGATTTCCCGTAAGTCGTCGATGGCGTAGTCGGTTTCCGGCCCGTCGTCCGCCCCGTACGCGACGGCCGTCATGCCGACCGCCGACGACCCGAAGATGTCGTGGTCGTACCGGTCGCCGATCATGAGCGCGTCGCTCGCCGGAACGTTCGCGGCGTCCAGGGCCGTCTCGAACATCCGTCGATCCGGTTTCGTTCGACCGACCATCTCGGAGGTCGTTATGGAATCGAACTGGTTCCGCACGCCGAACGTCTCCAAAATATGGATTCCTTCCTCGGTGTCCACGTCGCTGATGACGCCGACATGGAGGTCCGTCGTCGCCAGTCGCTCGACCGTCTCGACGGCACCGGAATTGGGTCGCAGCGTTTCGGCCATCACGCGCTCGAAGACGGGTCGCCACTCGTCCTCGGGAATCACCTCCCCCGTGATTTCGTCCACGGCGCGGTCGT
The genomic region above belongs to Haladaptatus sp. R4 and contains:
- a CDS encoding 3-hydroxyacyl-CoA dehydrogenase/enoyl-CoA hydratase family protein, translated to MPDTDIRRVTVLGAGNMGHGITEVAAIAGYDVTMRDVEEEFVTNGYESIEWSLEKLAEKGLLDESVEDVLARVETAVDLESAVADADLVIEAVPERMDLKREVFIDLDEFASEDALLASNTSSLSVTEMAGVTSRPEDVVGMHFFNPPVKMDLVEIIYGERTSDGTAEAAYEFAESIGKTPIYVRKDVRGFVVNTVLGPFGDEPAWMVSNGEATIREVDAAMVHQRGYPMGPFELMDLTGIDVGYHVRNESGREIPPLMAEKVENEELGQKTGKGYYDYEDGETSETSQVDGEAVDGAGVNYEPGDGDGFDTLRIEARMVNEAARLVGEGVARPDEIDTGVRLGLGFPEGICRRADKIGLDTVLDKLESLYQETGEARFEPDDYLVELVEAGKTGEKAGEGFHEYSTSGDGPGTYQLLNYDLSDDGLLAIELNRPERLNALSADLLGEIDDLLTSVDTDDVRCVTFEGAGDRAFSAGADIGGFADATPTDFMDVTPTFETVNEFERPTIAKVDGYCLGAGLELALACDMRIATEKSEFGSPEIRLGLIPGGGGTQRLIRLLGETRAKELVFRGNRIDADRAEDWGLINRSVPVDEFDDVVAEFVDDMLEGPPVGLKVAKKVMNEGADASLDAALAMESQGFGLLMSTDDVREGTAAFGEDRDPEFTGE
- a CDS encoding phosphotransferase family protein, with the translated sequence MTNENGDYFERLVDTNALRTYLEEQLGNAEGYDVSHHAEGHSNETLFVTWGDRELVIRRPPPGETAETAHDVLREYRVMDALQDTAVPVPTTVLACEDHSVIGSDFYVMDRVEGDVLRDEEPPRFRTPNARRTIGEELADTLAAIHRLDYEAVGLGEFGYPSGYTERQVERWTKQLDWAFERTTEERAVPELETVGDWLADNCPDEHEHTLVHGDYKLDNVMYGPETPPEIVGVFDWEMATLGDPLADLGWMLSYWRDPGDPEPATPELVSTFMEADEYPTRKELVERYEDAAGIEYENDRFYRALAVYKLAALGEMFYRRFLEGNSDDPMYPQMEEQVPDLARRAAGIIDGDEPL
- a CDS encoding acyl-CoA dehydrogenase family protein, with the protein product MEYDDPKRGRDVAKRVRTFVRDEVIPVEREHLGGEPVSDDTMRRLREQAKEYDVYAPQIPEEHGGLGMAFHEMLPVFEAAGRSLLGPAAIRVDAPDEGNMHTLELVGTDEQKENWLDPLVAGDAKSGFSMTEPNPGAGSDPKMLRTTAEKREAQSASERSGTTAEQDGDEWVINGHKWWTTQGSEADVLLVMALTDPDAHPYEGCSIFLVPSDTPGVEVVRDIPHVGGGVTGMSHAEIKYENVRIPEENLLGEENAGFAIAQQRLGPARLTHCMRYSGMAERALDIAKAYADERQAFDGPLSDKQAIRFEIAEIETRLHAVRTMVRHAAGQIAAGEEARIAVSMSKVYAANVVQDAIDTAVQICGGNGIGKDLPLADFYESVRQFRIVDGADEVHKRVIARDAFSDLDPSEVEHLVRYDG
- a CDS encoding HAD family hydrolase; protein product: MQDERGNWRAVFWDIGGVILDTASVRRAHEEFVGTIVAQRSGDESVEDAIERWRTAVGEHFRERDGTAFRSARTAYDRAVDEITGEVIPEDEWRPVFERVMAETLRPNSGAVETVERLATTDLHVGVISDVDTEEGIHILETFGVRNQFDSITTSEMVGRTKPDRRMFETALDAANVPASDALMIGDRYDHDIFGSSAVGMTAVAYGADDGPETDYAIDDLREILSIVGVEPEKEESD